Proteins found in one Kluyveromyces marxianus DMKU3-1042 DNA, complete genome, chromosome 2 genomic segment:
- the PIL1 gene encoding lipid-binding protein PIL1, with product MHRTYSLRSTRAPTASDLQNPPPPPSSTKSRFFGKGGLAYSFRRNAAGAFGPELSRKLSQLVKIEKNVLRSIELAANERRDAAKQLSLWGLENDDDVSDITDKLGVLIYEMSELDDQFIDRYDQYRLTLKSIRDIEGSVQPSRDRKAKIADKIAYLKYKDPQSPKIEVLEQEMVRAEAESLVAEAQLSNITRSKLRAAFNYQFDSIIEHSEKLALIAGYGKALLELLDDSPVTPGETRPAYDGYEASKQIIIDAENALNQWTLDSAAVKPSLSIRNFDDAYLDEEEQWDEEQPQHEEEEEEHHQQVAA from the coding sequence ATGCACAGAACATATTCTTTAAGGTCTACCAGGGCACCAACCGCCTCAGACTTGCAGAAtcctccaccaccaccatcTAGTACCAAGAGCAGATTTTTCGGTAAGGGTGGGTTGGCTTACAGCTTTAGAAGAAACGCAGCAGGTGCTTTTGGGCCAGAGTTGTCGCGTAAGTTGTCGCAGCTTGTGAAGATTGAGAAGAACGTGCTTCGTTCTATCGAGTTGGCTGCCAATGAGCGTAGAGACGCGGCCAAGCAGCTTTCGTTGTGGGGTTTGGAGAATGATGACGATGTTTCGGATATCACCGACAAGTTGGGTGTTTTGATTTACGAAATGTCCGAGTTGGACGACCAGTTCATCGACCGTTACGACCAGTACAGATTGACCTTGAAGTCTATCAGAGACATTGAGGGGTCTGTCCAGCCATCCCGTGACAGAAAGGCCAAGATTGCCGACAAGATTGCGTACTTGAAATACAAGGACCCTCAATCGCCAAAGATTGAGGTTTTGGAGCAAGAGATGGTCCGTGCCGAGGCTGAATCGCTTGTTGCCGAGGCCCAGTTGTCCAATATCACCAGATCTAAGTTGAGAGCCGCTTTCAACTACCAGTTCGACTCCATCATCGAACACTCCGAAAAACTGGCCTTGATTGCTGGTTACGGTAAGGCAttgttggaattgttgGACGATTCTCCTGTTACCCCAGGTGAAACTAGACCAGCCTACGATGGTTACGAAGCTTCCAAGCAGATTATTATCGACGCTGAGAACGCTTTGAACCAATGGACCTTGGACTCTGCTGCCGTTAAGCCTTCGTTGTCCATCAGAAACTTCGACGATGCTTACCtggacgaagaagaacaatggGACGAGGAACAACCACAACACgaggaagaggaggaagaacACCACCAACAAGTTGCTGCTTGA